In Streptomyces sp. NBC_00704, a genomic segment contains:
- a CDS encoding sensor histidine kinase: MWSGLQRAMAAVTALFAVSWSMLLVSSGGRLAPAVLATAVVVTALAAVLTVRGALVRLGYGDVWASVGVSLVTEAVFAVERPSLIVVGLRCEPTAVAVLLAIGFGPRRLAWPVSSAVIGAQIAASLPTDGPAAAVQGAWPVLAAAVAAAVLGPLLRTAGARADAAQEQTLTAGATAARAKARREAHHRFQDLLHDEVSSALRAVSMPGIATTQVRQACHSAVDALLRAPAAPGQDADLAALLATLTAGGGPPLSVEVSGAVPVPAEVAEAALGAAAEAVRNAVRHAEAQALKVRLRGDEHGFVLSVADDGVGFSPAGVHVSSMGLRRSVLRRMAAVAGTAEVHSSPGDGTTVRLVWQRARARAVRTGEGRGAVAETPDRMSSIRTAVGDIRRPLAAVCVPYLLATGAVAAIHTVRTPRVSWLMVWYLLLAAVTVALLLRAQKGIGGRAAAAVSAFAVGGAVGSFLVIPTSGIADDTSWPIGAVTPLLTVLVIVRPPWEAVLALVLEQAGVVLVLLAGPPFADSWGESAAKAVPALFAPALGVGMGLAIGQTVARLGAAVMRANAGRAASAAVESARQAREAVHRRRLADLDEEILSFLRRTASGDLSPQASQTRVRARMLDLAVRDELHLPGALGRSTRELLGAARAEGCVVTIQSDADHPPPPDLLRRLLTSALGTKPAPEELVLSVEPRPGALSVGLVTLPGDPERAAALRKALAETSAVVEDGRESTWVEVSTHAGGVAAPSSTGVPIDGDSAVGAAATG; this comes from the coding sequence GTGTGGTCCGGTCTTCAGCGCGCGATGGCGGCGGTCACGGCGCTGTTCGCGGTGAGCTGGTCGATGCTGCTGGTGTCATCGGGCGGACGGCTCGCGCCCGCCGTCCTCGCCACTGCCGTGGTGGTCACCGCGCTGGCGGCCGTCCTGACGGTGCGCGGCGCCCTCGTCCGGCTGGGCTATGGCGATGTGTGGGCGTCCGTGGGCGTCTCGCTCGTCACGGAGGCGGTGTTCGCGGTCGAGCGGCCGTCGCTGATCGTCGTCGGGCTGCGCTGCGAACCCACCGCCGTCGCCGTGCTGCTGGCGATCGGGTTCGGACCGCGCCGGCTCGCGTGGCCGGTGTCCTCGGCGGTCATCGGTGCGCAGATCGCGGCGAGTCTGCCGACGGACGGTCCGGCTGCCGCGGTGCAGGGCGCCTGGCCGGTGCTGGCCGCCGCGGTGGCGGCCGCGGTGCTGGGCCCACTGCTGCGCACCGCCGGAGCCCGTGCCGACGCCGCCCAGGAACAGACGCTGACGGCAGGCGCCACGGCCGCACGAGCGAAGGCGCGCCGGGAGGCGCATCACCGCTTCCAGGACCTGCTGCACGACGAGGTGAGTTCCGCGCTGCGCGCGGTCAGCATGCCCGGGATCGCCACGACGCAGGTGAGGCAGGCATGCCACAGCGCCGTGGACGCACTGCTGCGGGCGCCTGCCGCACCAGGGCAAGATGCCGACCTCGCGGCCCTGCTCGCCACGCTCACCGCCGGAGGCGGGCCACCTCTGAGCGTCGAGGTCTCGGGGGCCGTCCCGGTGCCCGCCGAGGTTGCCGAGGCCGCCCTGGGTGCGGCGGCCGAGGCGGTGCGCAACGCGGTCCGGCACGCCGAGGCGCAGGCGCTGAAGGTCCGGCTGCGCGGGGACGAGCACGGATTCGTGCTCTCCGTCGCCGACGACGGGGTGGGGTTCTCCCCGGCCGGAGTGCACGTGTCCTCGATGGGACTGCGCAGATCGGTGCTGCGGCGGATGGCCGCCGTGGCAGGCACCGCGGAGGTGCACAGCTCCCCCGGCGACGGCACCACCGTACGGCTGGTCTGGCAGCGGGCCCGGGCGCGGGCGGTCCGCACAGGCGAGGGCCGCGGGGCCGTCGCGGAAACCCCGGACCGGATGTCGAGCATCCGCACCGCGGTCGGGGACATCCGCCGGCCGCTGGCCGCCGTCTGTGTCCCCTATCTGCTCGCCACCGGGGCCGTCGCCGCGATCCACACCGTGCGGACCCCGCGGGTGAGCTGGCTGATGGTGTGGTACCTGCTGCTGGCCGCGGTGACCGTGGCGTTGCTGTTGCGCGCCCAGAAAGGCATCGGGGGGCGCGCGGCCGCCGCCGTGAGCGCCTTCGCCGTCGGCGGGGCGGTCGGCAGCTTCCTCGTGATCCCCACGTCCGGCATCGCCGATGACACCTCCTGGCCGATCGGCGCGGTCACCCCGCTGCTGACCGTGCTGGTGATCGTCCGGCCACCGTGGGAAGCCGTGCTGGCGCTGGTACTGGAACAGGCGGGGGTCGTCCTGGTGCTGCTGGCCGGGCCGCCGTTCGCCGACTCCTGGGGCGAGAGTGCGGCGAAGGCGGTGCCGGCGTTGTTCGCCCCGGCGCTGGGTGTGGGCATGGGGCTGGCCATCGGGCAGACCGTGGCCCGGCTGGGCGCGGCGGTGATGCGAGCCAACGCCGGGCGGGCGGCCTCGGCCGCTGTGGAGTCCGCCCGACAGGCCCGCGAGGCGGTGCACCGCAGACGCCTGGCCGACCTCGACGAGGAGATCCTTTCCTTCCTGCGCCGTACCGCCTCCGGGGATCTCTCCCCGCAAGCGTCACAGACCCGGGTCCGGGCGCGGATGCTGGATCTGGCCGTCCGCGACGAGCTGCACCTGCCCGGTGCGCTCGGCCGCTCCACCCGTGAACTGCTGGGCGCGGCACGCGCCGAGGGCTGCGTGGTGACCATCCAGTCGGACGCCGACCATCCGCCCCCGCCGGATCTGCTGCGTCGCCTGCTCACCTCCGCGCTGGGCACGAAACCGGCCCCGGAGGAACTGGTCCTCAGCGTGGAACCCCGGCCAGGCGCGCTCTCGGTCGGCCTGGTGACGCTGCCGGGGGACCCGGAGCGGGCCGCCGCCCTGCGCAAGGCCCTGGCGGAAACCTCCGCGGTCGTCGAGGACGGCAGGGAGTCCACCTGGGTCGAGGTCTCCACCCACGCGGGCGGCGTCGCGGCCCCGTCGTCTACCGGTGTCCCCATTGATGGGGACAGCGCGGTCGGTGCCGCGGCGACAGGATGA
- a CDS encoding response regulator transcription factor — MSASGDTEHQGNGGPGGRRENAGRGGRSESRIAVAAVDDHPVVLLGLQAYFAEHTADIELVHVAPDVEALLAGLEPPPPAEPSEGALPCAPPGPPPGAPAGVSLDMPSVVLLDLRLRDGKAVDDNVRRLRAAGARVLVFTTEHRPAAVRRALDAGAVGLVLKEDPEARLVDAIRAVHGGEPYLSSRLAHAIVTDPRGAVRLSSQERRVLELIARGLPHRQVARMLHITEDTVRTYRKRAIEAYAAAGEGLLEDSRQLVWRAVADGHIDLTPTASDGTPDTPGW, encoded by the coding sequence ATGTCGGCGTCCGGGGACACGGAACACCAAGGGAACGGCGGACCCGGCGGGCGCCGGGAGAATGCCGGGCGCGGCGGGCGCAGCGAGTCCAGGATCGCCGTAGCGGCGGTCGACGACCATCCGGTGGTCCTGCTCGGTCTCCAGGCGTACTTCGCCGAGCACACCGCCGACATCGAGCTGGTGCACGTGGCGCCCGACGTGGAAGCCCTCCTCGCCGGGCTGGAGCCGCCCCCGCCTGCCGAGCCGTCGGAGGGCGCCCTGCCCTGCGCACCACCTGGCCCGCCTCCCGGCGCACCAGCGGGGGTGTCCCTGGACATGCCCTCGGTGGTCCTGCTCGACCTGCGGCTGCGAGACGGCAAGGCCGTCGACGACAACGTCCGGCGCCTTCGGGCCGCCGGAGCGCGGGTGCTGGTCTTCACCACCGAGCACCGGCCCGCCGCGGTGCGCAGGGCGCTGGACGCGGGGGCCGTGGGCCTGGTGCTGAAGGAGGACCCGGAGGCACGACTGGTGGACGCCATCCGCGCCGTGCACGGCGGGGAGCCCTATCTGTCCAGTCGGCTCGCACACGCCATCGTCACCGATCCGCGCGGCGCCGTCCGCCTCAGCAGTCAGGAGCGCCGCGTCCTGGAGCTGATCGCCCGAGGTCTGCCGCACCGCCAGGTGGCGCGGATGCTGCACATCACCGAGGACACCGTCCGCACGTACCGCAAGCGTGCCATCGAGGCGTACGCCGCCGCGGGCGAAGGGCTGTTGGAGGACAGCCGGCAGCTGGTGTGGCGTGCCGTGGCCGACGGCCACATCGACCTCACACCGACTGCGTCCGACGGCACGCCGGACACCCCGGGGTGGTGA
- a CDS encoding MalY/PatB family protein: MDDSLKDLTGTRGVNPLRQLSLEQLRQRTSMKWTTYQDDVLPLWVAEMDVPVAEPIARAIHSAVDRGDTGYPAGTAYAEAFADFAARRWDWDDLAVERTAIVPDVMLGIVEMLKLVSGRGDPVVVNCPVYPPFYQFIRNDGRPVVEAPLTEEGRIDLTTLEVAFQKATGRGRQPVYLLCSPHNPTGAVHTATELTDVAELARRYAVRVVADEIHAPLVAAGTSFVPFLSVPGAENSLSVMSASKAWNLAGLKAALAVAGPEAADDLARLPEEVGHGPSHLGVIAHTAALREGGAWLDSLLAGLDENRRLLGELLSTHLPTVRCRPGQATYLAWLDCRKLGLGNDPAAVFLERGRIAVNSGIAFGPGGAGFVRMNLATSPDILAEGVRRMASAL, translated from the coding sequence ATGGATGACTCATTGAAGGACCTCACGGGAACTCGCGGCGTGAACCCCCTGCGGCAGCTGTCTCTCGAGCAGCTACGGCAGCGCACGAGTATGAAGTGGACGACCTACCAGGACGACGTATTGCCGCTGTGGGTGGCGGAGATGGACGTGCCGGTCGCCGAGCCCATTGCACGAGCCATCCACAGTGCGGTGGACCGCGGAGATACCGGATATCCGGCCGGAACCGCCTATGCCGAGGCATTCGCGGACTTCGCCGCGCGACGTTGGGACTGGGACGACCTGGCTGTCGAGCGGACGGCGATCGTCCCTGACGTGATGCTGGGCATCGTCGAGATGCTCAAGTTGGTCTCCGGCCGCGGGGACCCCGTCGTGGTCAACTGCCCCGTGTATCCCCCCTTCTATCAGTTCATCCGCAACGACGGCCGGCCGGTTGTCGAGGCGCCGCTGACCGAGGAAGGGCGGATCGACCTGACCACCCTGGAGGTCGCGTTCCAGAAAGCCACCGGTCGCGGCAGGCAGCCGGTGTACCTGCTGTGCAGTCCGCACAATCCGACCGGCGCCGTACACACCGCCACTGAACTGACCGATGTTGCCGAGCTTGCGCGCAGGTACGCCGTGCGCGTCGTGGCGGACGAGATCCACGCTCCCCTCGTGGCTGCCGGAACCTCCTTCGTTCCTTTCCTGAGCGTGCCGGGCGCGGAGAACAGCCTGTCGGTGATGTCCGCCTCCAAGGCATGGAACCTCGCCGGTCTCAAGGCCGCCCTCGCCGTCGCCGGCCCCGAGGCCGCCGACGACCTGGCCCGCCTCCCCGAGGAAGTCGGTCACGGTCCCAGCCACCTCGGCGTCATCGCCCACACCGCGGCCCTACGGGAGGGCGGTGCCTGGCTCGACAGCCTGCTGGCCGGACTGGACGAAAACCGTCGGCTGCTCGGCGAGCTGCTGTCCACCCACCTGCCCACCGTGCGCTGCCGCCCAGGCCAGGCCACCTACCTGGCCTGGCTGGACTGCCGGAAACTGGGCCTTGGCAACGACCCGGCGGCCGTCTTCCTGGAACGAGGCCGGATCGCCGTCAACTCCGGGATCGCCTTCGGGCCGGGCGGCGCGGGGTTCGTCCGTATGAACCTGGCCACCTCTCCGGACATCCTCGCCGAGGGGGTCCGCAGGATGGCCTCCGCACTGTGA